The following are encoded in a window of Mycolicibacterium tusciae JS617 genomic DNA:
- a CDS encoding tyrosine-type recombinase/integrase, producing MILSFFSSQGWRSWDVEHRPVIPEGMPVLIDDDLLFEDGLGAPRSVSVANRWLRLLPASGAPAPSSWENYARAVKEWTEFLAEHGIGLFDTRDRLKAGLSRYAEHRAAGPISARFAATTWSQHMSILSLFYRWAIDEGVAAAEPFTYRSARAVFAGTGRDVRVNLASRRTPKPHVTIKYLEPDFTDLFRKGLRGLAPDGNRDSGFAGREMTRNAAIGDLALATGLRLGEFTHLLPWEVPALPLAPTAIPIPFPVPAGITKGRKFRTTWISYDALAGLHDYLELDRAAVTEGSAWRPPRRWGEPLLVSDPDARGGRVNGVRRSWESLTPAERRRLVAPKGGSCLLAVKADGGPFTAWATVFERTADRIRARFEPRFPHVHPHRLRHSFSMQTLEYLVTGYYRQAAKLVRDTDADAALVFYLTKADPLLVLRDLLGHSTVLTTEKYLKRLDTTRIYRQAYETAGVESGLVGEDAAQRESDAEFHDDAEEVL from the coding sequence GTGATCCTGAGCTTCTTCTCGTCGCAAGGCTGGCGGTCCTGGGATGTCGAGCACCGGCCGGTGATTCCGGAGGGGATGCCGGTGCTAATCGATGACGACCTGCTGTTCGAGGACGGCCTCGGGGCGCCGCGATCGGTGTCGGTGGCGAACCGGTGGCTGCGGCTGCTTCCGGCCAGCGGGGCGCCGGCGCCGAGTTCGTGGGAGAACTACGCGCGGGCAGTCAAGGAGTGGACGGAGTTCCTCGCTGAGCACGGGATCGGGTTGTTCGACACCCGCGACCGGCTCAAGGCCGGGCTGAGCCGGTATGCCGAGCACCGCGCGGCCGGGCCAATTTCGGCGAGGTTCGCTGCGACCACGTGGTCGCAGCACATGAGCATCCTGTCGCTGTTCTACCGGTGGGCGATCGACGAAGGAGTTGCCGCTGCCGAGCCGTTCACCTACCGGTCGGCGCGGGCGGTCTTCGCCGGCACCGGCCGCGATGTCCGGGTGAATCTGGCGTCGCGCCGCACCCCGAAACCACACGTGACCATCAAGTATCTGGAGCCGGACTTCACCGACCTGTTCCGCAAAGGGTTACGCGGTTTGGCACCGGATGGCAACCGCGACAGCGGGTTCGCGGGCCGGGAGATGACCCGCAACGCCGCGATCGGGGATCTGGCGTTGGCGACCGGGTTGCGGTTGGGCGAGTTCACCCATCTGCTGCCGTGGGAGGTTCCGGCGCTGCCGCTGGCGCCGACGGCGATTCCGATCCCGTTTCCGGTGCCGGCGGGAATCACCAAGGGCCGCAAGTTCCGCACTACCTGGATCTCTTACGACGCCCTGGCCGGGCTGCACGACTACCTGGAGCTTGACCGCGCGGCCGTCACCGAAGGGTCGGCCTGGCGACCGCCGCGACGGTGGGGTGAACCGCTGCTGGTGAGCGACCCGGATGCGCGGGGTGGCCGGGTCAACGGTGTTCGCCGGTCGTGGGAGTCGCTGACCCCGGCCGAGCGGCGTCGGCTGGTGGCACCGAAGGGCGGGTCGTGCCTGCTGGCGGTGAAAGCCGATGGTGGCCCGTTCACGGCGTGGGCGACGGTGTTCGAGCGCACCGCCGACCGGATCCGCGCGAGGTTCGAGCCACGGTTCCCGCATGTTCACCCGCACCGGCTGCGGCATTCGTTCTCGATGCAGACCTTGGAATATTTGGTGACCGGCTACTACCGGCAGGCGGCAAAGCTGGTGCGCGACACCGACGCCGACGCGGCGCTGGTGTTCTACCTGACCAAGGCCGATCCGCTGCTGGTGCTGCGGGACCTGTTGGGTCACTCGACGGTGTTGACCACGGAAAAGTATCTGAAACGCCTTGATACGACCCGGATTTACCGGCAAGCCTACGAAACCGCCGGCGTGGAATCCGGACTCGTCGGCGAGGACGCCGCGCAGCGGGAATCCGACGCCGAATTCCACGACGACGCCGAGGAGGTGTTGTGA
- a CDS encoding site-specific integrase: protein MTSTIATTAPGTPPRSPFTGADICREAGLTLPDRTSRPVFDDDLWDFTDVVGLPVQMALYRRRFDFTTITDPRWRLVVKELILALLAPNHDAVVRLPRAYRTALHLTSCYSRLYEAGTFFGWLDRRGITALTEVDTRLCEDYLGFRRYVTDSDGTVVGEQSPGLRRAAAQMIVDLVDYRDLFTTDRVPADLRPWGGATASAVAEMPSGREGNKTPAVPAEVLQPMLAAALHLVQTLGPHVVELHEQIRHIDRIWATKAPGLRHGSSAMISDINKLLADHRVTNTPLPMLEDHDVRRRLTAGWDANNPLLPVSTGALARQAGYVQFWAKWMPALRKPLIDTLHTVGVEKVFARNAAQAPTADDSALLPWTLPLHRSEAVALIGITRTAAIVVLAAASGMRASELMELRVGCCRPVEEPIPGLKRYRVASKIIKGQGLGGTDDEWVVIEPVHRAIELIEQLHDDPHEGALLLSRFSFRVRYLWFRAWVNSPAGARLGLAPIPDEPVALRMLRRTVALEMAYRPGGVLAAKLHLKHIAAATTEGYAARPGGAQAELLAEVNKLEADHKLQLVLAEFRNYQQGILPAGPGARNLTEFFASIDTDLDTEAIAAPKIQRNDRDILNLLSKRAKALHLGPANYCWFTDPSRALCLKLAGTPTSDRPMIGMCDSARCPQATHHQHHRPIWGRARRTHQDPPRPTRQNPHHRTHPTTDRLRPRRPGHHQHRHSHRDRRNRGASMRITAAQRIHNENCIRAAMDRLLRGEIPPGGSCDIKTLALEAGVDRTAFYGTRPYAHLRTEFEHRLQQLQEAGETPDPKVAQIERLKAEVDKLKTNLAQSNSTIQDLTDFRSQALARIAAQHDEILRLRAADNPAAAVTCLQSRPKPRQKVIGPC, encoded by the coding sequence ATGACAAGCACAATCGCGACCACGGCACCCGGCACACCCCCACGGTCCCCGTTCACCGGCGCCGACATCTGCCGCGAAGCCGGGCTCACGCTGCCAGACCGCACCTCACGACCGGTGTTCGACGACGACCTGTGGGATTTCACCGACGTCGTCGGGCTCCCGGTCCAGATGGCCCTCTACCGGCGGCGATTCGACTTCACCACCATCACCGACCCACGTTGGCGGCTGGTCGTCAAGGAGCTGATCCTGGCGCTGCTTGCCCCGAACCATGATGCCGTGGTTCGGCTGCCGCGCGCCTACCGCACCGCACTGCATCTGACCAGCTGCTACAGCCGACTCTACGAGGCCGGGACGTTCTTCGGCTGGCTCGACCGGCGGGGAATCACTGCCCTCACCGAAGTCGATACCCGCCTCTGCGAGGACTACCTGGGATTCCGACGCTATGTCACCGACTCCGACGGCACCGTCGTGGGCGAGCAGAGCCCCGGCCTCCGGCGCGCTGCCGCGCAGATGATCGTCGACCTGGTCGACTACCGTGACCTGTTCACCACCGACCGGGTTCCGGCCGATCTGCGTCCTTGGGGCGGCGCGACAGCGTCAGCGGTCGCCGAAATGCCTTCTGGTCGTGAGGGAAACAAGACGCCGGCCGTCCCTGCCGAAGTGCTGCAGCCGATGCTCGCCGCGGCCTTGCACCTGGTGCAGACCCTCGGCCCACACGTTGTCGAGCTGCACGAGCAGATCCGCCACATCGACCGCATTTGGGCTACGAAGGCACCGGGCCTTCGTCATGGCTCGTCGGCGATGATCAGCGACATCAACAAACTGCTGGCCGACCACAGGGTGACCAACACGCCTCTGCCGATGCTCGAAGACCACGATGTCAGACGCCGACTCACGGCTGGCTGGGACGCGAACAACCCGCTGCTGCCGGTCTCCACCGGAGCCCTGGCCCGGCAGGCCGGATACGTCCAGTTTTGGGCGAAATGGATGCCCGCGCTGCGCAAACCGCTGATCGACACCCTCCACACTGTCGGAGTCGAGAAGGTTTTCGCCCGCAACGCCGCACAGGCACCGACCGCCGACGACTCAGCCCTGTTGCCCTGGACACTGCCACTGCACCGATCCGAAGCGGTCGCCCTGATCGGCATCACCCGCACCGCGGCCATCGTGGTCCTGGCCGCCGCGTCCGGAATGCGGGCCAGCGAGCTGATGGAACTGCGGGTCGGCTGCTGCCGCCCGGTCGAGGAACCGATACCCGGTCTGAAGCGCTACCGCGTCGCCAGCAAGATCATCAAAGGCCAGGGCCTGGGTGGCACCGACGACGAATGGGTCGTCATCGAACCGGTCCACCGCGCAATCGAGCTCATCGAACAGCTCCATGACGACCCCCACGAGGGCGCTCTTCTGCTGTCCCGGTTCAGCTTCCGGGTCCGTTACCTATGGTTTCGCGCCTGGGTGAACTCCCCGGCCGGGGCCCGCCTCGGACTCGCCCCGATCCCCGACGAACCAGTAGCACTGCGGATGCTGAGGCGCACGGTTGCGTTGGAGATGGCTTACCGGCCCGGCGGTGTTCTCGCAGCAAAACTGCACCTCAAACATATCGCTGCCGCCACTACAGAAGGCTATGCGGCTCGACCGGGCGGTGCTCAAGCGGAGTTGCTGGCCGAAGTCAACAAGCTCGAGGCCGACCACAAACTCCAGCTCGTGCTGGCCGAGTTCCGCAACTACCAGCAAGGAATCCTGCCCGCCGGGCCCGGTGCCCGCAACCTGACCGAATTCTTCGCCAGCATCGACACCGACCTCGACACCGAAGCGATTGCGGCGCCCAAGATCCAGCGCAACGACCGCGACATCCTCAACCTGCTGTCCAAACGCGCGAAGGCACTGCATCTCGGCCCGGCGAACTATTGCTGGTTCACCGATCCCTCGCGCGCACTCTGCCTGAAACTCGCCGGCACCCCGACCTCGGACCGCCCGATGATCGGCATGTGTGACTCCGCGCGCTGTCCGCAGGCCACCCACCACCAGCACCACCGGCCCATCTGGGGCCGAGCACGCCGAACTCACCAAGACCCTCCTCGGCCAACTCGGCAAAACCCGCACCACCGAACACACCCGACTACAGACCGACTACGACCGCGCCGTCCGGGTCATCACCAGCATCGACACAGCCACCGGGACCGGCGCAACCGAGGAGCAAGCATGAGAATCACTGCCGCCCAACGCATCCACAACGAGAACTGCATCCGCGCCGCCATGGACCGGCTGCTGCGCGGCGAGATCCCGCCCGGCGGCAGCTGCGATATCAAGACCCTCGCACTCGAGGCCGGGGTCGACCGCACGGCGTTCTACGGCACCCGGCCCTACGCGCACCTACGCACCGAATTCGAGCACCGACTCCAGCAATTGCAAGAGGCGGGAGAAACCCCGGACCCGAAAGTCGCTCAGATCGAACGCCTCAAAGCAGAGGTTGACAAGCTCAAAACCAACCTCGCCCAATCCAATTCCACAATCCAGGACCTCACCGACTTCCGGAGCCAGGCCCTGGCCCGCATCGCTGCCCAACACGACGAGATCCTTCGACTCCGCGCCGCCGACAACCCGGCAGCAGCCGTCACCTGCCTCCAGAGTCGCCCGAAACCCCGGCAGAAAGTAATCGGACCATGCTGA
- a CDS encoding tyrosine-type recombinase/integrase yields the protein MLTPSAVTSITNDLGLSPHDRQSASRTTRRESATSNATRTQPHTTTAETSRSYATHLIEDGWDAKFVQDQLGHEHASTTSLYTCVSSDFRTRTLRRALDTTINEALSFDGEESS from the coding sequence ATGCTGACCCCGTCGGCAGTGACGTCCATCACAAACGATTTGGGTTTATCGCCACACGATCGGCAATCAGCGTCACGAACTACGCGCCGAGAATCGGCCACGTCAAACGCAACACGAACCCAACCGCACACGACCACTGCGGAGACAAGCCGCTCCTATGCCACCCACCTCATAGAAGATGGCTGGGACGCGAAATTTGTCCAGGACCAGCTGGGTCACGAACATGCCAGTACCACCTCGCTGTACACCTGTGTGTCCAGCGACTTTCGTACCCGAACCTTGCGTCGGGCACTGGATACCACCATCAATGAGGCGTTGTCCTTCGACGGTGAGGAGAGCTCGTGA
- a CDS encoding helix-turn-helix domain-containing protein codes for MKREVDYTWRVAELMAAAGMHNSTDLIPRLAERGIQLSRPQVYRVVHQRPERVSLQMMAALCDIFGCGVEDLITVTASDVRRKKASSAAATSPAPNVVEINKSVRPRRARVLRDDD; via the coding sequence GTGAAACGCGAAGTCGACTACACCTGGCGGGTGGCCGAGCTGATGGCCGCGGCCGGCATGCACAACAGCACCGACCTCATCCCGCGCCTCGCCGAGCGTGGTATCCAACTGTCGCGCCCGCAGGTCTACCGGGTGGTTCATCAACGCCCCGAACGGGTTTCGCTCCAGATGATGGCCGCCCTGTGCGACATCTTCGGCTGCGGAGTCGAGGACCTGATCACCGTCACCGCAAGCGACGTCCGCCGCAAGAAAGCCTCATCCGCCGCGGCGACGTCGCCTGCGCCCAACGTCGTCGAGATCAACAAATCCGTGCGGCCGCGACGCGCCCGTGTGCTCCGCGATGACGATTAA
- a CDS encoding WhiB family transcriptional regulator: MVHPRSYRTPVARIRPRGLPRPLNAEWSWQLQGRCVGYPLDIFFPECEGREGLRRREETAKLICYRCPVLTKCRDYALKTPEVHGVWGAMTARERFQILLRNR, encoded by the coding sequence GTGGTCCACCCGCGCAGCTACCGTACGCCCGTTGCAAGAATCAGGCCACGAGGCTTGCCGCGCCCGCTGAATGCCGAATGGAGCTGGCAGCTTCAAGGTCGATGCGTAGGTTACCCACTGGACATCTTCTTTCCCGAATGCGAAGGCCGTGAGGGCCTGCGCCGCCGTGAGGAGACCGCCAAGCTGATCTGCTACAGGTGTCCTGTGCTCACCAAGTGCCGCGACTACGCGCTCAAAACCCCGGAGGTGCATGGCGTCTGGGGAGCGATGACGGCCCGAGAACGGTTCCAGATTCTGTTGCGCAACCGGTAA
- a CDS encoding molybdopterin-dependent oxidoreductase has protein sequence MRDGLPKGRSRRRGRRGRDRFVPVPHDFALDLVAAEIERVRCTFGNAAIYAGSYGWASAGRFHHAKSQIHRFMRMAGGYVDSVNTYSVGALEVIMPHVIGGLPMSISTRGPTYDEIAAEGELVVSFGGMARKNAAICQGGIADHAVPALQDRCRDAGVRFVNVSPVRSDSDDALGGDWLPIRPGSDVALMLGLAHEIVVSDHHDADFLKRCCVGFEGFSDYLLGHTDGVPKDTKWASRLTEIDVTTIRSLATQIATSRTVINVSWSLQRADHGEQAHWMGLVLSAISGSLGRRGGGFAAGLGTLQIGVRRGSHPKAALPQGENPVKSFIPVARIADMLLFPGDSFEYNGDSLQYPDVRMIYWAGGNPFHHHQDLHRLVRAWQRPDTIVVHEPWWNANARFADIVFPVATSLEREDFASGSSDTTLSAMHRAVEPPPGVVTDYEIFSDLATRLGFRDQFTEGRDAHAWVRELYERTRTGLAGTVEMPPFETFWQQHHVTLPEPADPQAGSFTLLRDEPEGHPLDTPSGKIEIASSTIAEFGYDDCPAYPTWIEPREWLDTPSGERSPLHLVSNQPSRRLHSQYDNGSYSRAGKVADREPVRINPLDANERGIRSGAVVRLWNSRGSCLAGAVITDDVRPGVVVLATGAWFDPEDPGVPGSLDRHGNPNVLTADVGTSRLAQASSSGTTLVDIESVDGAAAPQPRAFVPPDIVEDREAMKLLRTSADRLRASSRRL, from the coding sequence GTGAGGGATGGCTTGCCGAAGGGCCGGTCCCGGCGCCGCGGTCGACGCGGCCGTGACCGTTTCGTACCCGTGCCTCATGACTTCGCGCTCGACCTTGTTGCCGCCGAGATTGAGCGTGTACGTTGTACTTTCGGCAACGCCGCGATCTACGCGGGCTCTTATGGGTGGGCCAGTGCTGGCCGCTTTCACCACGCGAAAAGTCAGATCCATCGATTCATGCGAATGGCCGGCGGATACGTCGACTCGGTAAACACTTATAGCGTCGGTGCGCTTGAGGTGATCATGCCCCATGTCATCGGCGGGTTGCCAATGAGTATCTCAACTCGTGGACCGACCTACGACGAGATCGCCGCCGAAGGTGAACTTGTAGTTTCATTCGGCGGCATGGCGCGCAAGAACGCCGCAATCTGCCAGGGTGGAATCGCCGACCACGCCGTTCCCGCACTCCAAGACCGTTGCCGAGATGCCGGAGTCCGGTTCGTGAACGTGTCACCCGTCCGTTCGGATTCCGACGATGCGCTCGGCGGCGACTGGCTCCCGATTCGCCCGGGATCAGATGTGGCGTTAATGCTGGGCCTAGCACACGAAATCGTGGTGTCGGACCACCACGACGCGGACTTTCTGAAACGGTGTTGCGTGGGTTTCGAAGGATTTTCCGATTACCTACTCGGCCACACCGACGGCGTGCCCAAGGATACGAAGTGGGCGTCGCGGTTGACCGAGATCGACGTCACAACGATCCGATCACTGGCGACCCAGATCGCCACATCCCGTACGGTAATCAACGTCAGTTGGTCACTGCAGCGGGCTGACCACGGCGAACAGGCGCACTGGATGGGCCTGGTCCTCTCAGCTATCTCGGGGTCGCTCGGCCGTCGCGGTGGAGGGTTCGCTGCGGGTCTGGGCACTTTGCAGATCGGTGTCCGCCGCGGTTCTCACCCCAAAGCCGCTCTCCCCCAGGGAGAGAACCCAGTCAAGAGCTTCATTCCGGTAGCACGGATCGCCGACATGCTGCTCTTTCCCGGGGATTCATTCGAGTACAACGGGGACTCACTGCAATATCCCGACGTCCGGATGATTTACTGGGCAGGCGGCAATCCCTTCCACCATCATCAGGATCTTCATCGCCTCGTCCGCGCGTGGCAGCGCCCGGACACGATCGTTGTCCATGAGCCGTGGTGGAACGCTAACGCTAGATTTGCCGACATCGTCTTCCCGGTCGCAACGTCTTTGGAGCGGGAGGACTTCGCTTCCGGTTCCTCCGATACGACGTTGAGCGCGATGCATCGCGCGGTGGAACCGCCGCCGGGAGTTGTCACCGACTACGAGATTTTCTCTGATCTGGCGACCCGGCTGGGTTTCAGGGATCAATTCACCGAGGGTCGAGACGCCCATGCGTGGGTGCGCGAACTATACGAGCGCACTCGCACGGGCCTGGCTGGAACTGTGGAGATGCCACCGTTCGAAACATTCTGGCAACAGCACCACGTGACACTGCCCGAGCCCGCTGATCCGCAGGCGGGCAGCTTCACGCTACTTCGCGACGAACCCGAAGGACACCCGCTGGACACGCCTTCGGGCAAGATCGAAATTGCGTCGTCGACAATCGCGGAATTCGGCTACGACGACTGCCCGGCCTACCCGACGTGGATAGAGCCCCGTGAATGGCTCGACACACCCTCGGGCGAGCGGTCGCCTCTTCATCTCGTGTCGAATCAGCCGAGTCGTCGCCTGCACAGCCAGTACGACAACGGCTCCTATAGCCGCGCTGGCAAGGTCGCCGACCGAGAGCCAGTGCGGATCAATCCACTTGACGCGAACGAGCGGGGCATCCGCTCCGGAGCGGTTGTACGACTGTGGAACTCGCGCGGTTCCTGCCTCGCTGGAGCGGTGATCACTGACGATGTGCGACCCGGGGTCGTCGTGCTGGCTACGGGAGCGTGGTTCGATCCGGAAGATCCGGGTGTACCGGGTTCGCTTGACCGCCACGGTAATCCCAATGTGCTCACTGCAGACGTCGGCACCTCCCGCCTGGCGCAGGCCTCGTCATCTGGTACGACGCTGGTCGATATCGAATCCGTCGATGGCGCAGCGGCGCCACAGCCACGCGCCTTCGTGCCACCGGATATCGTCGAGGACCGCGAAGCGATGAAACTGCTTAGAACTAGCGCTGACCGCCTCAGAGCGTCATCGAGACGCTTGTGA
- a CDS encoding SDR family NAD(P)-dependent oxidoreductase has translation MHERRVAVVTGALSGIGEAITSRLLDDGMRVAALDLSVPPGMPPGGSAAEPLTVYADVTDPTSVEHAIRAVSERFGRVDVLINNAGITGSAEATDCHTTPVDEWERVLAVNVRGPFLCTRAVLPHMLQRRDGHVITIASAAGMVAFPRRCAYTTSKGAAIQFTKSIALDYAQYGIRANAVCPGMVQTPMTQWRLNQPALRSAIEAEIPMGRVAQPDEIADAVAVLASNRLGYMTGQTLVVDGGWTVH, from the coding sequence ATGCATGAGCGCCGTGTCGCCGTAGTCACCGGTGCACTGTCTGGAATCGGCGAAGCCATCACGTCACGACTACTTGACGATGGAATGCGCGTTGCGGCTTTAGATCTCAGTGTACCGCCCGGTATGCCCCCGGGTGGGTCAGCGGCGGAACCATTGACCGTCTATGCCGACGTCACAGATCCAACCAGTGTTGAGCACGCGATACGCGCAGTGTCGGAGCGGTTCGGCAGAGTGGACGTGCTGATCAACAACGCCGGAATCACTGGCTCCGCCGAGGCCACCGATTGCCATACCACTCCCGTCGACGAGTGGGAGCGAGTGCTCGCGGTCAACGTTCGAGGCCCTTTCTTGTGTACGCGAGCGGTCCTGCCCCACATGCTTCAGCGCCGAGACGGCCACGTGATCACCATCGCGTCCGCAGCAGGCATGGTCGCGTTTCCGCGCCGGTGCGCCTACACGACATCGAAAGGCGCGGCGATCCAGTTCACCAAGTCGATTGCGCTCGACTACGCCCAATACGGCATCCGCGCGAACGCGGTCTGTCCCGGAATGGTGCAAACACCCATGACACAGTGGCGACTGAACCAGCCAGCTCTGCGATCTGCCATTGAAGCCGAGATCCCGATGGGCCGTGTCGCTCAGCCCGATGAGATCGCCGATGCGGTAGCAGTTCTGGCGTCCAACCGACTTGGCTACATGACCGGACAGACACTCGTGGTTGACGGGGGATGGACGGTGCACTGA
- a CDS encoding NADH:ubiquinone reductase (Na(+)-transporting) subunit F — protein MGDTVAVQPFGETFPVEPGETVLSAILRNGRFVKYGCKHGGCSTCRAEVVEGDFTQSDGTSFSLSDADRDAGVVLLCSTYPEGDLIVDVSDTMDDLTDEKYNAGQNIVEFTGAVDRIVDYTHDITGIEIKLDEPSNISFVPGQYIEVQVPGSDDEWRSFSMANPPSISSRVHLMVRVIPNGRFTSQVGKEIAEGTKMNLRGPLGQFAIRLSYRPIIFVAGGSGIAPVLSMLADLIESNNERPATFFYGARTVADLPMVDKLRELEREHDWFTFIPALSDPDGTPWDGETGLITEVLSRHFPSTKGHESYLCGPPAMIDAALDVLTSSGCKDRHIFFDRFVPSG, from the coding sequence ATGGGTGACACAGTCGCGGTACAGCCGTTCGGTGAGACATTCCCCGTCGAGCCGGGAGAAACGGTGCTGTCGGCGATCCTTCGGAACGGTCGATTCGTCAAGTACGGCTGCAAGCACGGCGGATGCAGTACTTGCCGTGCCGAAGTGGTGGAAGGCGACTTCACGCAGAGCGACGGAACATCGTTCTCGCTCAGCGACGCGGACCGTGACGCCGGCGTCGTGTTGCTCTGCTCGACATACCCCGAAGGCGACCTCATCGTCGACGTCAGCGACACCATGGATGACCTGACCGACGAGAAATACAACGCCGGACAGAACATCGTCGAGTTCACCGGTGCGGTCGACCGGATCGTCGACTACACACACGACATCACGGGCATCGAGATCAAGCTGGACGAACCCTCGAACATCTCCTTTGTTCCCGGCCAGTACATCGAGGTTCAGGTGCCGGGCTCAGACGACGAGTGGCGGTCGTTCTCGATGGCCAACCCGCCCAGTATTAGTTCACGCGTGCACCTAATGGTGCGTGTCATTCCCAATGGTCGTTTCACGTCGCAAGTCGGCAAGGAAATCGCCGAAGGTACAAAAATGAACTTGCGGGGACCGCTCGGCCAGTTCGCAATTCGGCTGTCATACCGACCGATCATCTTCGTCGCCGGCGGATCGGGCATCGCCCCCGTATTGTCGATGCTGGCTGATCTCATCGAGTCGAACAACGAGCGTCCAGCTACGTTTTTCTACGGTGCGCGCACTGTCGCCGATCTGCCGATGGTGGACAAACTTCGCGAACTGGAGCGCGAGCATGACTGGTTCACCTTCATTCCCGCACTGAGCGATCCCGATGGCACACCCTGGGACGGTGAAACAGGGCTGATCACCGAGGTTCTTAGTCGCCATTTTCCTAGTACGAAGGGTCACGAGTCATACCTTTGCGGTCCTCCCGCCATGATCGATGCGGCACTTGATGTTCTGACGAGCAGCGGCTGCAAAGACCGTCACATCTTCTTCGACCGCTTTGTTCCGTCCGGATAG
- a CDS encoding methane monooxygenase, with translation MASPKLEVVHEKSKRYDWGFDYARPDPKFPTRYIIPPKGKDPFRSMLRGYAAMESEKDNRVYGGLDSNVRYRNATTAEPRFIEGMKFGIPSLTDAEYQAACGSGFLIASMKNQELRQGYAGQMLDEVRHTQIEVALRKYYLKNYHDPAGFDIGQIGLGNHPVGTLARASFQPFNTGDPVEVSMCMNIVLETAYTNPLVVALPQVAAVNGEHAMPTAFLSIQSDESRHMANGYGTLMSVIQEHDNLPFLQESLDRHFWHQHQSMDTLVGVLSEYFAVERPWAYKDVWEEWVVDDFVGSYMSRLSPFGLKPPARLGEVARFVNEMHHSVAIALAAMWPPNFWRTDPMGPADYEWFENHYPGWTKSYGGLWDAFRDMSDPSSARILLQELPAPACVLPGVPRSVRGAEYPCT, from the coding sequence ATGGCTAGTCCCAAGCTCGAAGTAGTCCACGAAAAGTCCAAGAGGTATGACTGGGGCTTTGACTACGCGCGCCCTGACCCGAAATTTCCCACCCGCTACATCATTCCGCCCAAAGGCAAGGATCCGTTCCGATCGATGTTGCGGGGATACGCCGCGATGGAATCCGAAAAGGACAACCGCGTCTATGGCGGCTTGGACAGCAACGTCCGATACCGCAACGCGACGACGGCCGAGCCGCGCTTCATCGAAGGCATGAAGTTCGGCATCCCCAGCTTGACCGACGCCGAATACCAGGCAGCCTGCGGGTCCGGGTTCCTGATCGCGTCCATGAAGAACCAGGAGCTCAGGCAGGGTTACGCCGGCCAGATGCTCGACGAGGTCCGCCACACCCAGATCGAGGTCGCGCTGCGCAAGTACTACCTGAAGAACTACCACGATCCAGCAGGCTTCGACATCGGTCAGATTGGTCTGGGTAACCACCCCGTTGGCACCCTGGCGCGCGCCTCGTTTCAGCCGTTCAACACCGGTGACCCGGTGGAGGTCTCGATGTGTATGAACATTGTGCTGGAGACGGCCTACACCAACCCGTTGGTGGTCGCGCTGCCCCAGGTCGCCGCGGTCAACGGTGAGCACGCGATGCCCACGGCATTCCTGTCGATCCAGTCCGACGAGTCGCGCCACATGGCCAACGGCTACGGCACCCTCATGAGCGTCATTCAGGAACACGACAACCTGCCGTTCCTGCAGGAGTCCCTGGACCGTCACTTCTGGCATCAGCATCAGTCGATGGACACCCTGGTCGGTGTGCTCTCCGAATACTTCGCGGTGGAGCGGCCGTGGGCGTACAAGGATGTCTGGGAAGAGTGGGTCGTCGACGACTTCGTCGGCTCGTACATGAGCCGGCTGAGCCCGTTCGGACTCAAGCCGCCGGCGCGTCTCGGCGAGGTAGCGCGCTTCGTCAACGAAATGCATCACTCCGTGGCGATTGCTCTCGCGGCGATGTGGCCGCCGAACTTCTGGCGGACCGATCCGATGGGGCCGGCCGACTACGAGTGGTTCGAGAACCACTACCCGGGGTGGACAAAGTCCTACGGCGGTCTGTGGGATGCGTTCCGCGACATGAGCGATCCGTCTTCGGCCCGGATTCTGCTGCAGGAGCTGCCCGCCCCTGCCTGCGTTCTGCCAGGTGTGCCACGTTCCGTGCGTGGTGCCGAGTATCCATGCACCTGA
- a CDS encoding MmoB/DmpM family protein, whose amino-acid sequence MLSFDMNELSDRLGKPYTVHDFLVNMTSYYGRIVVKDHEIEIHSEILPERFRD is encoded by the coding sequence ATGCTGAGCTTCGACATGAACGAACTCAGCGATCGACTCGGCAAGCCCTACACCGTCCACGACTTCCTCGTGAACATGACCTCGTACTATGGCCGGATTGTCGTTAAGGATCACGAGATCGAGATCCATTCGGAGATCCTGCCGGAACGATTCCGCGACTGA